The Agromyces atrinae genome window below encodes:
- a CDS encoding aspartate-semialdehyde dehydrogenase, whose protein sequence is MAPGVNIGVVGATGQVGAVVRRLLEERDFPVASIRYFASARSAGTTLPWRGEEIVIEDAATADPTGLDIAIFSAGATLSKAQAPRYAAAGVIVVDNSSGWRMDPEVPLVVSEVNPHAIDEAVKGIIANPNCTTMAAMPVLKVLHDEAGLERLIVSTYQAVSGAGLAGGEELLEQARAAVAQDAIQLVHDGSSVTFPEPRKFVKPIAFDVIPLAGSIVDDGDFETDEEKKLRNESRKILELPGLLVAGTCVRVPVFTGHSLTIHAEFANAITPERATELLAAAPGVELSDVPTPLEAAGKDPSFVGRIRQDQSAPDGRGLVLFVSNDNLRKGAALNAVQIAELIAAKRQVAA, encoded by the coding sequence GTGGCCCCAGGAGTGAACATCGGTGTCGTCGGAGCAACCGGTCAGGTCGGAGCCGTCGTGCGCCGCCTGCTCGAGGAGCGAGACTTCCCGGTCGCATCGATCCGCTACTTCGCGTCGGCGCGCTCGGCGGGCACGACCCTTCCGTGGCGAGGCGAAGAGATCGTCATCGAGGACGCGGCGACGGCCGACCCCACGGGCCTCGACATCGCGATCTTCTCGGCAGGAGCGACCCTCTCGAAGGCTCAGGCCCCGCGCTACGCGGCCGCCGGCGTCATCGTCGTCGACAACTCGAGCGGCTGGCGCATGGACCCCGAGGTTCCGCTCGTGGTCAGCGAGGTCAACCCGCACGCGATCGACGAGGCCGTCAAGGGCATCATCGCGAACCCCAACTGCACGACGATGGCCGCGATGCCGGTGCTCAAGGTGCTGCACGACGAGGCCGGTCTCGAGCGACTCATCGTCTCGACCTACCAGGCCGTCTCGGGCGCTGGTCTCGCCGGTGGCGAGGAGCTGCTCGAGCAGGCGCGCGCCGCGGTCGCTCAGGACGCGATCCAGCTCGTCCACGACGGATCGAGCGTGACCTTCCCCGAACCGCGGAAGTTCGTGAAGCCGATCGCCTTCGACGTCATCCCTCTCGCGGGCTCGATCGTCGACGACGGCGACTTCGAGACCGACGAGGAGAAGAAGCTCCGCAACGAGAGCCGCAAGATCCTCGAGCTCCCCGGTCTTCTCGTCGCCGGAACCTGCGTGCGCGTTCCCGTCTTCACGGGCCACTCGCTGACGATCCACGCCGAGTTCGCGAACGCCATCACGCCCGAGCGCGCGACCGAACTCCTCGCTGCCGCTCCGGGCGTCGAGCTGTCCGACGTTCCCACGCCGCTCGAGGCGGCGGGCAAGGACCCGAGCTTCGTCGGCCGTATCCGCCAGGACCAGTCGGCTCCCGATGGCCGCGGTCTCGTGCTGTTCGTGTCGAACGACAACCTGCGGAAGGGTGCGGCGCTCAACGCCGTGCAGATCGCCGAGCTCATCGCAGCGAAGCGCCAGGTCGCCGCCTGA